One window from the genome of Acinetobacter lanii encodes:
- a CDS encoding sulfate ABC transporter substrate-binding protein has translation MRQSKLKIGLLAALVSLSSVTYAAKDFLNVSYDPTRELYENFNKEFRNYWKSKTGQDINFKQSHGGSGKQARAVIDGLDADVVTLALAADIDEIAARGLLAKDWQKKFPQNSTPYTSTIVFLVRKGNPKAIKDWGDLVKPGVEIITPNPKTSGGARWNYLAAWAWSKHQAGGTDAKAQDFVRQIYKQTKVLDSGARGATTTFAERGIGDVLLAWENEAHLAVREQPGKFEIITPSLSILAEPPVAIVDKNAKKDGNENLAKAYLNYLYSPAGQTVAAKNFYRPRNASVLAKYSNVFKPLKLVTIDKEFGGWSKVQKAHFENGGIFDQIVKANSK, from the coding sequence ATGCGTCAATCTAAACTTAAAATCGGTCTTTTGGCCGCACTTGTTTCTTTGTCTTCGGTTACCTACGCAGCAAAGGACTTTTTAAATGTGTCTTATGATCCAACCCGCGAACTATATGAAAATTTTAATAAGGAATTTCGCAACTACTGGAAATCCAAAACAGGTCAAGACATTAATTTTAAACAATCACATGGTGGTTCAGGTAAACAAGCGCGTGCGGTGATTGATGGCTTAGATGCCGACGTTGTGACTTTAGCATTGGCTGCGGATATTGATGAAATTGCGGCACGAGGTTTACTTGCAAAAGATTGGCAAAAGAAATTCCCACAAAACTCAACCCCATATACCTCAACTATCGTATTCCTGGTTCGTAAAGGCAACCCAAAAGCGATCAAGGATTGGGGTGATCTGGTGAAACCGGGCGTTGAAATCATTACCCCAAACCCAAAAACCTCAGGTGGTGCGCGTTGGAACTACCTTGCAGCGTGGGCGTGGTCAAAACACCAAGCAGGTGGAACAGATGCCAAGGCACAAGACTTTGTTCGTCAAATTTATAAACAAACCAAAGTTTTAGATTCAGGCGCACGTGGTGCAACCACAACATTTGCTGAACGTGGCATTGGTGATGTGTTATTGGCTTGGGAAAATGAAGCACATTTAGCGGTGCGTGAACAACCGGGTAAATTTGAAATTATCACCCCATCATTGTCAATTTTGGCTGAGCCACCGGTGGCGATTGTCGATAAAAATGCCAAAAAAGATGGCAATGAAAACTTAGCCAAAGCCTACTTAAACTATTTGTACTCGCCTGCAGGACAAACCGTTGCAGCGAAAAACTTCTACCGTCCACGTAATGCAAGCGTTTTGGCCAAGTACAGTAATGTATTCAAACCACTGAAACTAGTGACCATTGATAAAGAGTTCGGTGGTTGGAGCAAAGTGCAGAAAGCCCATTTTGAAAATGGCGGAATCTTCGATCAAATCGTGAAAGCCAATTCGAAATAA
- a CDS encoding RBBP9/YdeN family alpha/beta hydrolase, translating to MHTIIVPGVGGSDYDHWQSWLQRQLMSCSRVQQQDWNAPLLSTWVQNFVNTVAKVNEPIQVIAHSFGCLTAVSALNEYPELTQKIKQMVLVAPANPARFGEQGFARDSSNDYSAYFHQLKLKVPCVMIISENDPWLNFEDAKQLAKAWNLRPHNLGQVGHINVASGFGPFPEIYNYMMMENQNQHISTVDESELFYRFAI from the coding sequence ATGCATACAATTATTGTCCCAGGCGTAGGTGGAAGCGATTACGACCATTGGCAGTCTTGGTTGCAACGTCAGTTGATGTCTTGCTCCCGCGTTCAACAGCAAGATTGGAATGCTCCTTTACTCAGTACATGGGTGCAAAACTTTGTTAACACCGTCGCGAAAGTCAATGAACCGATTCAAGTGATTGCGCATAGTTTTGGTTGTTTAACCGCCGTCTCTGCATTAAACGAATATCCTGAGCTGACTCAGAAAATTAAGCAAATGGTCTTGGTCGCTCCCGCCAATCCTGCACGCTTTGGTGAGCAAGGTTTTGCTCGAGATAGCAGCAATGACTATTCAGCTTATTTTCATCAACTTAAATTAAAAGTACCATGTGTGATGATCATCAGTGAAAATGATCCTTGGTTAAACTTTGAGGATGCTAAACAATTGGCCAAAGCGTGGAATTTACGTCCACATAACTTAGGTCAAGTTGGACATATTAATGTCGCATCCGGTTTTGGTCCTTTTCCTGAAATTTATAATTATATGATGATGGAAAATCAGAACCAGCACATCAGCACTGTTGATGAAAGTGAGTTGTTTTACCGATTCGCCATTTAA
- the cysT gene encoding sulfate ABC transporter permease subunit CysT codes for MSQRSRVLPGFGLSLGFTLAYLSLIVLIPLSAVFIKSFGIGWDGLWEILTSERIIKSLQLSFSAALIAAVINVVFGLLLAWCLVRYSFPGKRIIDALVDLPFALPTAVAGIALTSLYAPTGWIGQYLEPIGIQVAYTPIGITLALIFIGIPFVVRTVQPVLSDLETELEEAAAALGANRFQIVTKIILPILFPALLTGFALAFARGVGEYGSVIFIAGNQPYKTEIAPLMIISRLEEYDYAGATTIAVVMLLISFAILFLINLLQAWASRRTGRTAQ; via the coding sequence ATGTCGCAGCGATCCCGAGTGCTGCCAGGATTTGGTCTTTCTCTAGGCTTTACCCTCGCGTATTTATCTTTAATCGTGCTGATCCCTTTATCCGCCGTATTTATCAAATCTTTTGGTATCGGATGGGATGGTTTGTGGGAAATCCTAACCTCCGAACGTATTATCAAATCGTTGCAGTTAAGTTTTAGTGCTGCATTGATTGCCGCTGTCATCAATGTGGTTTTTGGTTTACTCCTGGCTTGGTGCTTAGTGCGCTATAGCTTCCCGGGTAAACGCATCATTGATGCTTTGGTTGATTTGCCTTTTGCGCTACCGACTGCGGTAGCCGGTATTGCACTCACTTCTTTATATGCACCGACCGGTTGGATTGGTCAGTACCTTGAGCCGATTGGTATTCAAGTGGCTTATACCCCGATCGGGATTACCCTAGCGTTGATTTTCATTGGTATTCCATTTGTGGTGCGTACCGTACAACCGGTGTTAAGTGATCTTGAAACAGAGCTTGAAGAAGCGGCTGCTGCTTTGGGCGCCAACCGTTTCCAAATTGTCACCAAAATTATTCTACCGATTCTCTTCCCTGCACTACTGACTGGCTTTGCTTTGGCATTTGCACGCGGTGTCGGTGAATATGGTTCAGTGATCTTTATTGCAGGGAATCAGCCTTACAAAACTGAAATTGCCCCGCTCATGATTATTTCTCGCTTAGAAGAATATGATTATGCCGGTGCAACCACCATTGCTGTGGTGATGTTACTGATCTCATTTGCGATTTTATTCCTGATTAACTTGTTACAAGCATGGGCAAGTCGTCGTACAGGGAGAACAGCACAATGA
- the cysW gene encoding sulfate ABC transporter permease subunit CysW produces MSLQTNSNALAKKLQSRDATREPTWVKNTLIIIAMIFFMSCLILPLVLVFVEAFKQGVGVYVNALINPDTLSAVKLTLLTAVIAVPMNVVFGVAAAWCVAKFNFRGKSILTTIIDMPFSVSPVIAGLMLVLIFGTQGWMGNWLMDHDIKVLYAVPAIVLATVFITVPFVARELIPLMEAQGTEEEEAAIVLGASGWQTFWKVTLPNIKWGLIYGVILCNARAMGEFGAVSVVSGHIRGETNTLPLHVEILYNEYTFSAAFAVSSLLALLAIVTLILKSWVEIRQENLNKRNEDSHAS; encoded by the coding sequence ATGAGTTTACAAACCAACAGCAACGCTTTGGCAAAAAAATTGCAATCTCGCGATGCCACCCGCGAACCGACTTGGGTCAAAAACACGCTGATTATCATTGCCATGATTTTCTTTATGAGTTGCTTGATTCTGCCTTTGGTTTTGGTATTTGTAGAAGCTTTTAAACAAGGCGTGGGTGTCTATGTCAATGCTTTGATCAATCCAGATACCCTATCTGCGGTGAAGCTAACGCTACTGACTGCTGTAATCGCTGTACCCATGAATGTCGTATTCGGCGTCGCTGCCGCTTGGTGCGTAGCAAAATTTAATTTCCGTGGTAAATCCATTCTCACCACAATTATTGATATGCCTTTCTCGGTTTCGCCTGTAATTGCAGGTTTAATGTTGGTGCTGATTTTCGGTACGCAAGGTTGGATGGGCAATTGGCTCATGGATCATGATATTAAAGTCCTGTATGCCGTGCCTGCGATTGTACTTGCCACCGTATTCATTACCGTACCTTTTGTTGCGCGTGAACTGATTCCACTCATGGAAGCGCAAGGCACAGAGGAAGAAGAAGCAGCAATTGTACTCGGTGCTTCAGGTTGGCAAACCTTTTGGAAAGTCACCTTACCCAATATTAAATGGGGTCTGATCTACGGCGTAATCCTGTGTAATGCCCGTGCCATGGGTGAGTTTGGTGCGGTGTCTGTGGTTTCAGGTCATATCCGTGGTGAAACCAATACCTTACCGCTACACGTCGAAATTTTGTATAACGAATATACCTTTAGTGCTGCATTTGCTGTGTCTTCACTCTTGGCCTTACTTGCAATCGTGACTTTGATTTTAAAATCGTGGGTTGAAATTCGCCAAGAAAATTTAAATAAACGTAATGAAGATTCACACGCTTCTTAA
- a CDS encoding sulfate/molybdate ABC transporter ATP-binding protein codes for MSIQVKNIEKHFGAFHALNNISLDFPDGQLVALLGPSGCGKTTLLRIIAGLESADSGRVILEGEDSTNVHVRERQVGFVFQHYALFRHMTVFDNIAFGLRVRPKSTRPSEAEIKKRVTRLLDLVQLGFLADRYPAQLSGGQRQRIALARALAVEPRVLLLDEPFGALDAKVRKELRRWLRTLHDELHITSIFVTHDQEEALEVADQIIVMNKGNVEQIGSPREVYEKPATPFVFDFLGQANRFEGQNQNGIVHIGEDRIQVPLAKDAPNGEVIAFVRPDELTIHAQPTENAFQATFLREVWIAGRVVAELQGRQGNLIEILLTPDEARLHQFRPNQTVWLRTNTLHLFANQVA; via the coding sequence ATGAGTATTCAAGTCAAAAATATTGAAAAACACTTTGGTGCGTTCCATGCACTCAACAATATCTCTTTAGATTTTCCAGATGGTCAATTGGTCGCATTACTCGGTCCATCCGGTTGTGGTAAAACCACGCTACTGCGTATTATTGCGGGCTTAGAATCTGCAGATAGCGGTCGCGTGATTTTGGAAGGTGAAGACTCAACCAACGTGCATGTCCGTGAACGTCAAGTCGGTTTTGTATTCCAGCACTATGCATTGTTCCGCCACATGACCGTATTTGACAATATTGCTTTTGGTTTACGTGTACGTCCAAAATCGACTCGTCCTTCTGAAGCAGAGATCAAAAAACGAGTGACCCGTCTTTTAGATCTCGTTCAGTTGGGCTTCTTGGCCGATCGTTATCCTGCGCAATTGTCAGGTGGTCAGCGTCAACGTATTGCCTTGGCACGTGCGTTAGCGGTTGAACCTCGCGTATTGCTTCTAGATGAACCCTTTGGTGCCTTAGATGCCAAAGTACGTAAAGAACTGCGCCGTTGGTTACGCACTTTGCATGACGAATTACACATCACCTCAATTTTCGTGACGCATGACCAAGAAGAAGCACTTGAGGTTGCTGATCAAATCATTGTGATGAACAAAGGTAATGTCGAGCAAATTGGTTCACCACGTGAAGTTTACGAGAAACCAGCAACGCCATTTGTATTTGACTTCTTGGGTCAAGCCAATCGTTTTGAAGGTCAAAATCAAAATGGCATCGTGCACATTGGTGAAGATCGTATTCAAGTGCCGCTTGCTAAAGATGCACCGAATGGCGAGGTGATTGCCTTTGTCCGTCCAGATGAACTGACCATTCATGCGCAACCGACTGAAAATGCGTTCCAAGCCACCTTCTTACGTGAAGTTTGGATCGCAGGTCGTGTAGTAGCCGAGCTACAAGGTCGCCAAGGTAATTTAATCGAAATTTTATTAACACCGGATGAAGCTCGCCTGCATCAATTTAGACCAAACCAAACCGTTTGGTTAAGAACCAATACTTTGCATCTTTTTGCAAATCAGGTTGCTTAA
- a CDS encoding CysB family HTH-type transcriptional regulator, translated as MNFQQLRIIRETVRQNFNLTEASAALYTSQSGVSKHIKDLEDELGVQLFIRKGKRLLGLTEPGQSLLGIVERMLVDADNIKRLADDFNRVDEGTLTIATTHTQARYVLPPIVNSFKKLFPKVHLVLQQASPVEITEMLLMGDADIGIATESLTTEDNLASVPFYNWKHCIITPQNHPLTQVNPREISLERLAEHPIITYHGGFTGRSKIDKAFEDARLDVDLVMSALDADVIKTYVELGMGVGIVNDVAYDTERDHRLKQIDTDLFGVNTTWIAVRKGHLLRGYGYEFISLCAPSADIKALKKVAYPED; from the coding sequence ATGAATTTCCAACAATTAAGAATTATTCGTGAAACGGTTAGACAGAATTTTAATTTAACTGAAGCTTCTGCTGCACTGTACACATCTCAATCCGGTGTCAGTAAGCATATTAAAGATTTAGAAGATGAATTGGGTGTTCAACTATTTATTCGTAAAGGTAAGCGCCTACTCGGTTTAACTGAACCCGGTCAGTCTTTACTGGGCATTGTGGAGCGCATGTTGGTCGATGCAGATAATATTAAGCGTCTGGCAGATGATTTTAATCGTGTCGATGAAGGGACTTTGACCATTGCCACCACGCATACCCAAGCACGCTATGTTCTTCCCCCGATTGTAAATTCATTTAAAAAGCTATTCCCTAAAGTTCATTTGGTTCTGCAACAAGCCAGCCCTGTTGAAATCACTGAAATGCTGTTGATGGGTGATGCCGATATCGGTATTGCAACAGAGTCCTTAACCACTGAAGACAATCTTGCCAGTGTGCCGTTCTATAATTGGAAACACTGCATCATTACCCCACAAAATCATCCATTAACCCAAGTTAATCCTCGCGAAATTAGTTTAGAGCGTCTGGCTGAACATCCGATTATTACCTACCATGGCGGTTTTACAGGGCGTTCAAAAATCGATAAAGCCTTTGAAGATGCTCGCCTTGATGTGGATTTGGTGATGTCAGCACTCGATGCCGACGTGATCAAAACTTATGTAGAACTGGGTATGGGTGTCGGTATTGTCAATGATGTGGCGTATGACACGGAACGTGACCACCGCCTAAAACAAATTGATACGGATTTGTTCGGTGTAAATACCACTTGGATCGCGGTTCGTAAAGGTCACTTACTGCGTGGTTATGGTTATGAGTTTATCTCGCTGTGTGCACCAAGCGCTGACATTAAGGCACTGAAGAAAGTGGCATACCCTGAAGATTAA
- the carO gene encoding ornithine uptake porin CarO, whose product MKVLKLLAVTAAISASGFAMADSNVVKSGYAFEANQLIPTGVRAEIGTTGYGAALLWTANPYVGLALGWNGGDISWSDDVKVNGSKYDLDMDNNLAYLNAEIRPWGASDNRWAQGLYMAAGVGYVDNKYDVDRRVKAGEGFSVNHTDFVAGPNGARIAGKMHYDNEIAPYVGFGWAPKITKNWGVFGEIGAYYTGNPSADISLVSGGAAPNVERGTLEENIALEESKFRNDDKHEWLPVGKVGLSFHW is encoded by the coding sequence ATGAAAGTGTTAAAACTACTCGCAGTGACAGCCGCTATTTCAGCATCTGGTTTTGCAATGGCTGACAGTAATGTTGTTAAAAGTGGTTATGCTTTTGAAGCAAATCAATTGATCCCGACTGGTGTACGTGCTGAAATTGGTACGACTGGTTATGGTGCTGCTTTACTTTGGACTGCTAACCCATATGTAGGTTTGGCTTTAGGTTGGAACGGTGGTGATATCTCTTGGTCTGACGATGTCAAAGTGAACGGTTCTAAATATGACCTAGACATGGACAACAATTTGGCTTATTTAAATGCTGAAATTCGTCCATGGGGTGCAAGTGATAACCGTTGGGCACAAGGTCTTTACATGGCTGCTGGCGTAGGCTATGTAGATAATAAATATGATGTTGATCGCCGTGTTAAAGCAGGCGAAGGGTTCAGCGTAAACCATACTGATTTCGTAGCCGGTCCAAATGGTGCTCGTATTGCAGGTAAAATGCATTATGACAACGAAATTGCTCCATATGTAGGTTTTGGTTGGGCACCAAAAATTACTAAAAACTGGGGTGTATTTGGTGAAATCGGTGCATATTACACAGGTAATCCAAGTGCTGATATCAGCTTAGTAAGTGGCGGCGCTGCTCCAAACGTTGAACGTGGTACTTTAGAAGAAAATATTGCTCTTGAAGAAAGTAAATTCAGAAATGATGATAAGCATGAATGGCTTCCAGTAGGTAAAGTGGGTCTTAGCTTCCATTGGTAA
- the dapD gene encoding 2,3,4,5-tetrahydropyridine-2,6-dicarboxylate N-succinyltransferase, with amino-acid sequence MSQLSTIIEQAFEDRANFTSADCPAEIRQAVEEAIAGLDNGTLRVAEKIDGEWVVHQWLKKAVLLSFKINDNKPIESCDLRFYDKVDTKFNGWTEEQFKAAGVRVVPPAVARKGSFQAKGVILMPSYVNIGAYVDEGTMVDTWATVGSCAQIGKNVHLSGGVGIGGVLEPLQANPTIIEDNCFIGARSEIVEGVVVEEGSVISMGVFIGQSTKIYDRATGEIHYGRVPAGSVVVAGSLPSKCGKYSLYAAIIVKKVDAQTRSKTSLNDLLRED; translated from the coding sequence ATGTCTCAGCTTTCGACAATCATTGAACAAGCGTTTGAAGATCGTGCAAACTTCACATCAGCTGATTGCCCCGCTGAAATCCGTCAAGCAGTTGAGGAAGCAATTGCTGGATTAGACAACGGTACACTACGTGTGGCTGAAAAAATTGATGGCGAGTGGGTTGTTCATCAATGGCTTAAAAAAGCGGTTTTATTGTCGTTCAAAATCAATGACAACAAACCAATCGAGTCATGTGATCTTCGCTTCTACGATAAAGTTGATACTAAATTCAACGGTTGGACTGAAGAACAATTTAAAGCGGCTGGCGTACGTGTTGTACCTCCTGCTGTGGCACGTAAAGGTTCTTTCCAAGCCAAAGGCGTGATCTTAATGCCTTCTTATGTCAACATCGGTGCGTATGTCGATGAAGGCACAATGGTAGATACATGGGCAACTGTAGGTTCATGTGCACAAATTGGTAAAAATGTTCACTTGTCAGGTGGTGTGGGCATTGGTGGTGTATTAGAGCCACTTCAAGCGAATCCAACCATTATTGAAGACAACTGCTTCATCGGTGCACGTTCAGAAATTGTTGAAGGTGTTGTGGTTGAAGAAGGTTCAGTGATTTCAATGGGCGTTTTCATTGGTCAATCAACCAAAATTTATGACCGTGCAACTGGTGAAATCCATTATGGTCGTGTTCCTGCAGGTTCTGTGGTTGTTGCGGGTAGCCTACCTTCTAAATGCGGTAAATACAGCCTATACGCTGCAATCATCGTGAAAAAAGTCGATGCGCAAACTCGTTCTAAAACGAGCTTGAACGACTTATTACGCGAAGACTAA
- the queE gene encoding 7-carboxy-7-deazaguanine synthase QueE — protein sequence MNSLRSSAIPVSDPSAGLRITEIFYSLQGEADTAGLPTVFIRLTGCPLRCTYCDTTYSFEGGERRSLDDIIQTTLDFKTPYVCVTGGEPLAQPNAIPLMNRLIELGCEVSLETSGALDVSKVDPRVSKVLDLKTPTSGEDSKNLYSNFEYLTPHDQIKFVICNREDYEWSKQQVAQYQLNEKANTVWFSPAFAVEKGAVRLPQLARDLAQWILEDHVPVRFQLQLHKLLWNDETGR from the coding sequence ATGAATTCTCTCCGATCTTCTGCTATTCCTGTTTCTGATCCGTCTGCGGGTTTGCGCATCACGGAGATTTTTTATTCACTACAAGGTGAAGCGGATACTGCTGGCTTACCCACTGTTTTTATTCGTTTAACCGGCTGTCCTCTACGCTGTACCTATTGCGATACCACCTATTCTTTTGAAGGTGGTGAACGTCGCTCGCTCGATGACATTATTCAAACCACACTCGATTTTAAAACACCTTACGTCTGTGTAACTGGTGGTGAACCACTTGCTCAACCGAATGCAATTCCACTCATGAATCGTTTGATTGAACTGGGCTGTGAAGTGTCGCTTGAAACCAGTGGTGCTTTAGATGTGTCTAAGGTTGATCCACGTGTGTCTAAAGTCTTGGATTTGAAGACCCCAACTTCGGGTGAAGATTCAAAAAATCTATACAGTAATTTTGAATACTTAACCCCGCATGACCAAATCAAATTTGTGATCTGCAACCGTGAAGACTATGAATGGTCTAAACAACAAGTAGCACAATACCAACTGAATGAGAAAGCGAATACGGTATGGTTTTCCCCTGCGTTTGCAGTTGAGAAAGGTGCTGTACGTTTACCACAGTTGGCGCGTGATTTAGCGCAATGGATTTTAGAAGATCATGTGCCTGTGCGCTTCCAATTACAATTGCATAAATTGCTTTGGAATGATGAAACCGGTCGTTGA
- the filA gene encoding putative pilus system protein FilA: MKKMTCLAFAMACFSSSVWAVEPLTDEELSSLTGQDGLTISIVPTGPIQAEVIYHDNDGLSNLDLGGTAKAGAVILGTADGKSNNPLSLSSGSANINIILKIDTDAGTGTDGSFLNVGVSLPQDLTINTGDIWVGASKQKNGAARGYTDAVKILDNMKIYVSNLNTNIQLGSTPQGGLLKMNGIFKDGLRIEGYKLNDAGGGGSIGMDYISMQNSQPGRFGVTNLDFDVTGSVYQDGLGLKINRLGDAGGLNTMIWGLTAGDTKNPNIKPIGDIEVRGLNLNGTTIKVSGH, from the coding sequence ATGAAAAAGATGACCTGCCTCGCATTCGCAATGGCATGCTTTTCATCGTCTGTCTGGGCTGTAGAGCCACTGACGGATGAAGAGTTATCTAGCCTCACAGGACAAGATGGTTTAACCATCAGTATTGTACCGACAGGACCGATACAAGCTGAAGTGATTTACCATGACAATGATGGTCTGAGCAATCTAGATTTGGGCGGAACGGCAAAAGCCGGTGCGGTAATTTTAGGTACCGCCGATGGTAAAAGCAATAATCCACTGTCGCTTTCTTCAGGCTCAGCCAATATCAACATTATTCTGAAAATTGATACTGATGCCGGAACAGGCACAGATGGCTCTTTTTTAAATGTTGGCGTAAGTCTGCCTCAAGATCTGACCATTAACACAGGTGACATTTGGGTTGGTGCATCCAAACAAAAAAATGGTGCAGCACGTGGCTATACTGATGCAGTAAAAATTTTAGACAACATGAAAATCTATGTGTCTAATTTAAATACCAACATTCAACTCGGTTCAACTCCACAAGGCGGGTTACTGAAAATGAATGGGATTTTCAAAGATGGTTTACGTATTGAAGGGTATAAGCTCAATGATGCCGGTGGTGGCGGTTCGATCGGTATGGACTATATCAGCATGCAAAACTCCCAACCGGGGCGTTTTGGTGTGACCAATTTGGACTTTGATGTGACCGGTTCAGTCTATCAAGATGGGCTGGGATTAAAAATCAATCGTCTCGGTGATGCTGGTGGTTTGAACACCATGATATGGGGGCTGACCGCAGGGGATACTAAAAATCCAAACATTAAGCCCATAGGTGATATTGAAGTGCGAGGGCTTAATTTGAATGGCACCACCATCAAAGTATCGGGTCATTAA
- the queC gene encoding 7-cyano-7-deazaguanine synthase QueC has product MRPRAIVLLSGGLDSTTCLAWAQARYECIALSFMYGQRSTTELDAARELTKRAGVEHRVINIDLGNLGGSALTDHSIDVPDHEQSGIPVTYVPARNTIFLSYALAAAEVFGAEAIVIGINAVDYSGYPDCRPEFIEAFANMARLATKVGVEGKPLKFETPLLHLSKANIIRLGIEHGVDYSQTVSCYQADDQGRACGVCDSCRLRKQGFVDAGVTDPTRYIPS; this is encoded by the coding sequence ATGCGCCCTCGTGCCATCGTACTGTTATCTGGCGGTTTAGATTCGACCACTTGTTTAGCTTGGGCGCAAGCACGCTATGAATGTATTGCCTTAAGTTTTATGTATGGGCAGCGTTCGACCACAGAATTGGATGCTGCGCGTGAACTCACAAAGCGGGCCGGTGTAGAACATCGTGTCATTAATATTGATTTAGGTAACTTAGGTGGCTCAGCGTTAACAGACCATAGCATTGATGTTCCAGATCATGAACAATCCGGTATTCCTGTAACTTATGTACCAGCACGTAACACGATCTTTTTATCCTATGCCTTAGCTGCTGCCGAAGTTTTTGGCGCTGAAGCGATTGTGATTGGCATCAATGCAGTAGACTATTCGGGCTATCCAGACTGTCGTCCAGAATTTATTGAGGCCTTTGCCAACATGGCAAGACTGGCAACCAAAGTCGGCGTTGAAGGAAAACCTCTTAAATTTGAAACACCTCTGTTACATTTATCCAAAGCAAATATCATTCGCTTAGGCATAGAACATGGCGTAGACTACAGTCAAACGGTGTCATGCTACCAAGCTGATGACCAAGGTCGCGCTTGTGGTGTATGTGATAGCTGCCGTTTACGTAAACAAGGTTTCGTAGATGCAGGTGTGACTGATCCAACGCGTTATATACCGTCATAA
- a CDS encoding peroxiredoxin has translation MSLENITLPNQSFATTQGEVNLAESTAEWLIIYFYPKDSTPGCTTQAVGFSCLKDQFDALNATIYGVSRDSVKAHQNFTEKQALTIDLISDKEEVLCQHFDVIKQKNMYGKLVMGIERSTFIFHNGKLVKTYRKVKAAGHAEQVLEDLKALQAA, from the coding sequence ATGAGTCTTGAAAATATAACTTTACCTAATCAAAGCTTTGCCACCACTCAAGGTGAAGTCAATCTTGCTGAATCTACGGCTGAGTGGCTGATTATTTATTTTTATCCTAAAGATTCAACCCCAGGTTGTACCACGCAAGCCGTTGGTTTTTCCTGCCTTAAAGATCAATTCGATGCGTTGAATGCGACCATTTACGGTGTATCACGTGATTCAGTGAAAGCCCATCAGAACTTTACCGAAAAACAAGCACTGACCATTGATTTGATTAGCGACAAAGAAGAAGTGTTGTGCCAACATTTCGATGTGATTAAACAAAAAAATATGTATGGCAAATTGGTCATGGGTATTGAACGCTCGACCTTTATTTTCCATAACGGTAAACTGGTCAAAACATATCGCAAAGTCAAAGCGGCTGGTCACGCTGAACAAGTGTTAGAAGATTTAAAAGCGCTACAAGCAGCTTAA
- a CDS encoding LysE/ArgO family amino acid transporter, whose product MLHSYLQGLSVALSLIVAIGAQNAFILKQGLLKQHVFYLCLICAASDSILLALGVFGFSYVVLNLPEAVSVARYLGALFLLIYGAQHLYQALFQTQNIDLQSASQPHQLKKMILLCLALTWLNPHVYLDTVVLVGSISTQFEQHKFSFLLGAISASWLFFFSLGYGSRYLLPIFQSEHAWKVLDVIIALVMWWIAYGLIF is encoded by the coding sequence ATGTTGCATAGTTATCTACAAGGGTTAAGTGTTGCGCTGAGTTTAATCGTGGCGATTGGTGCACAAAATGCTTTTATTTTGAAGCAAGGGCTACTGAAACAGCATGTGTTTTATCTGTGTTTGATTTGCGCAGCCTCTGATTCAATTTTATTGGCATTGGGGGTGTTTGGTTTTTCTTATGTAGTGTTAAATCTGCCCGAAGCGGTCAGCGTGGCTCGCTATCTAGGGGCATTGTTTCTGTTGATCTATGGTGCACAACATCTATATCAAGCGCTATTTCAAACCCAAAACATCGATCTGCAATCAGCTTCACAACCGCATCAACTAAAAAAAATGATCCTGTTGTGCTTGGCACTGACTTGGCTGAATCCACATGTTTATCTCGATACTGTGGTCTTAGTCGGCTCAATCTCAACCCAATTTGAACAGCACAAGTTCAGTTTTTTATTGGGGGCGATTTCTGCATCTTGGCTATTCTTTTTTAGCTTGGGTTATGGCTCGCGCTACTTATTGCCGATTTTCCAAAGTGAACATGCTTGGAAAGTTTTAGATGTCATTATTGCTTTGGTGATGTGGTGGATTGCCTACGGTTTAATTTTTTAA